From the Papaver somniferum cultivar HN1 chromosome 2, ASM357369v1, whole genome shotgun sequence genome, the window AGTAGAGAAGTGGTGTGAAAAATGTGAAAAAAGTGGATTTCTATTTGGGCGTTACTAGACTAAGATCTGTTTGGAATGTTGTGATTGAAAGAATGATTCTAAAGCTAGCTCCTTGGAAGAGAAGGTACCTCTCGAAAGCCGGAAGGGTTGAGCTCATCAATAGCGCGTTAGCATCCATCCCTTTGTATTATTTTTCACTTTTTCAAATTCCTATTTCAGTAACGAAGAAATTAGAAAGACTGATGCGGAATTTTCTTTGGAGAGATACTATTAACAAGAAAAGCCTTCATTGGAGGTCGTGGAAAAAAGTTTTTGTCCCTAAGAGTGAAGGCGGTCTGGGCATCAGAAATTTAAAGGTTACCAACGACGCTCTGTTAACAAAGTGGTTGTGGAGATATGGAGAGGAGAAGATGAGTTTGTGGAGGAAAATCATTTTTGAGAAATTCGGCGACATCGAAGAAGTTTGGTTACCTAAAGACTCAAAAAGAACTTATGGTGGGGGTTATGGCGGGATATTCTCAATCAGTCTGTTGTCCTTAAAAATGGGTCCAAAATTTCAACAGGTAGAGGAAATAAGACAAATTTTTGGGATGATGTTTGGTGTCATGAAAAAACTCTTAGAGAGTTATTTCCAAAGCTATGATGGGGCTGGACCGTCTTGGAACATTGATCCTTGTAGAAGGCTTAAGGATCAGGAAATTCAAGAAGTTACAGAATTCTCTATATTTTTAGACGATCGAGGAGCTCTTGTTGCAACCGATGATAAACGGGAGTGGACTTACATCCCTAAAGGTATGTTCTCTGTTAGTTCTTGCTATGCTTGGCTTATGCATGATCAAGGACAAATCACACCTCCAAAATTTCCATCTAAATACATTTGGAACAAGACAATCCCTCCTAAGGTTAGTTTCTTGGTTTGGGCTGCTGCAAATAGAGTTGTTCCCACTCTTTCTATGTTGTCGAGAAGGGGTATGACAGTGGTGAATTTATGTGGGTTTTCTGATAATAATGAGGAATCGGTGGAGCATTTGTTTCTCCATTGCCCTTtcatttggaagatttgggaacaTTTTCTTCAACAGCTGGGTTTTTCCTGGGTTCATCCCACAACCATTATTGATTTCTTATGGAAGTGGAATTGAATATTTCGACCAAACCCCTTTTGTTCTTGCGATATTGTCTTCCGTTTGCTTTGTGGTGGGTGGTGTGGTTGGAAAGAAATGACATTCAAATAGCGAAGAAGCAAGGGAGGAAAACCTTAAACTCTCTTATTATAGATATAAAGTTGTTGTTGCTTAGTTGGTCTGTTAATGTTGATTCATTTAAAAACATGAAGTTAGATGACTTCGTTTTTGATTGGAAAATCTTGTTTAGAGAATAGTCGGATGTAAGTTCTCTTTTCTCTCATGTATCTTTCGAGGGTGCTGTCTTCGCACTTTCTTTTCTAATTCCATcttatctttttcaaaaaaaaaaaatatctctaaTCTTGTTTGGGAAATTATGGATAAAGTTCTCCGACTTGAGAAGAAGCATCTAGATTTCAGTGGTAGTAGAAGGTCTTGGAACTACCCTGTCGATTGTCTTGCAACATGTGGGAAGTCATGGGAGCTGAATCCATGGGAGTTGTGCAAGCACAGTCAACTGACGGAAATTCTCTACAAAGAAGCAAGCGGTGATGAGTCTGGATGTACTGTATTCGCAGTAAGCGAATAATAGTCGGTAGTTGAAGCATGCTGCCTCTACAAATTATATTGTTATGGATGGAACTTTACAACACGGCATGAAAAAAATAGGAGCTTCCGGTCTTTAGACTAATGGACTCGGTCACCCTGAAGAATTTATGATTGAAGGATGCTGCCTCTACAAATAGGGCAAGTTTTTTGACTCGAGTTTCCCGGCTTCAACCATTCATCGATGCAATTGCGATGAAATTTGTGTGTGCACCTCCTAATCATACAATATTATTACCTTgatcatccttttggcgtacATCATATAAATTCCCCAAACAAATAGCACATTCAGATGACACGGCCATGGGTGGATGTTTATAATCCGAAGGTGGAGCTCGCTGTTGAGTATTGCTCAAAGATGTAAATTCATCACATGAACCATGAATTACTGCAGATGCACGACCATTATCTGATTGCTCAAGAGCATATTCGACTAGATCGTTTACGGTTATGTTAATGATTTCGTTTGGAAAAGCACAAGGGTCATTATTTTCATGTACCACACTAGGTTGACGAGGAGGTATCAGTTGTTGTACTGGTCGAGTTGTTTGTATGGCCGGTGCGTTCAAATATGGTCGGGAAGCTGGATGCGGTCCTTCGTTTGCTTGTATACATTTCCGGATCCAAAAGAAACCTCCGGTGCAACAGCACCCCAAAGAGACGCTGAAACAGATTATAGGTGCAATaatcatattattatttttatttttttggaaaacaagGACTACTGTTGATTAGTTGGAAGGCAAGGGGAAGGCTTGTATATATAGCCAGAGAGACAGAAAGAGATGTTATATTggacaaggaaaagaaaaaacctAATCCTTGCTGGACCCTAAAAACGCCGGAATGAATTTTTGTGACACCCGGCGGTTGGTTGCTAATTGCAATATATAGCCAgtggtttcttcttttttttttgtttctttttcaggacAAGATTCTTGCATGTATCAAGAACATCTCCTCTTTCAATTTTACAaggatgaaatatttttgtttgatGAATAAAAGAGATTCTAACACTATTATTTTAAGTGAAATAACATGCAAAAAACACGAACGCATGCAAGAACCATCAGAAGACTAAATATCGAACACAAACCCTTAAGGCCTTAATAAATATTCAGTGAGCACAGTTAATAAGAAACAGATTATTGATTCTGGTGCATTTAACCAAAGCTCATGAAGGGAGCAGTTTTGTAGAAACATAAACAGAAAATTCCAAGGCAATAGTGCCTTCCAAACGATGACAAACAGTATGTAATTTTATTATAAGACTATGGATCCCAGTAAATGTTGCACGCCTATTAACGACAGCTAGCCTTCCCTTGCTTCAAGTCTTCTGGCCTGGATATGACATCCACTAATGAAAAAGCGAACTTTATCTTCTCCGGCTAGGATCTTATCAATTGTTTCGGTTGCATGGAATTCAATCATAGCATACATTGGTTGACGTCGTTGAGGGGGCCTAACTTGTTGCATGCAGATGCTTTCAACACAATTTTCACCATTCGTCCTGCAATTAACAATGTTAATTCTGACCCAAACAAATTCCAAAAAACAAATAACATTATTGGATAACAATTATTACCTGACCAAGAATTCACGAATTTGATCTTCTGAAATTGGAAATCCTCTAGAGAATATAACGAACAAAGTTCGTTTACATGGTGGAATAATTTCTACTGTTGGTTGTTCCTCAAATGTTGTCAAGAATGACGAGGTCCTAACAAATTCAGAAATATTCTCACCCTGTGTAGTACCAGATGACGAACCTGCCTCGACCTTAATTGGTGCCGAATTATCGAGTTCTACCTCGGGAATATTAGTGTCTTCATCAGCACGATCATTAACCAGATCATTAGGATTGTCACCGAAACCATTCTTCAACATTGCTTTTCTCAAGATATCTGCAAACATTATGGAGCAAAGATTTCCTATTATTTGTTTGAGAGAAGAATACCCAATTGCTCCATGTTCGAACAGATATTTCATAGAAACGTACATTGCAGACCCAGAATCTCGTATCAGTGTTAACGTTGTATTCATGTCCGTTACTGCAGTGCGGTaaaaaggaggaggaggaggagtacCGGTAATGATATAATATACTGCCCATTCTGCTTCGTCGCATGCGGAATTCGTTATGATATCGCTTTGGTATGTAAGCAATTCAAGTATGATACTTGGATACCCCATCTCTTCCATGGAAATCCATAAAGCAATAATTGCCATCGAACGCAAAGGATCTTTCCCTAAGGTAATTGCTAAATATCTGTAAATCTCTCGATCAATCCTGTAGAAGAACCGCAGTTCCTCTATCGTCATTTTCTCATCGTGATAAGATGTCATGATTGAGAGATGAATACACAGATATTTgaattgatgaaactgatggGAGAGGGATGGGTACTGGTTAAATGGGATTCTGGGATATTTATATGCAAAATGGTGACTGTTTGTAAGTGTTGTTGGTATGGAAATCTGTCTCTTACGAAGAGGTGTGAATTTAATCATTTGTGTCGTCTCCGTTTCAAACACAACGGTTGAGTTTAAAGTCATTTAGAAAGGATGTTTGGCGCCAGAAGTTTGAGTTTTTGCAACTGTATCTAAAACATCTAAAGAGAAAATACTAATAAAATCTTATTGTTAGACTTCCAAATGTCATAACTCATAACCACCAACTGCTTCGATGTATTCATATATGAAAACAAAATCATAGTTCTAAGCTTTTACTCCAAAGCTGAGTCGACACGACATGGGAGCCCGACTCTGATCAGGTCCTTTTATCTGGGCCAAAATGAACACCGTCTTCCCTATTGGTCTATTGGCTATTACTCCAATTAGGGGTGAGCATGTGACCCGAAATCCGTGCTTTTTGTCCTGTCCAACTTAGGGATGCACAGGAACCGTCCCGTCCCATGGAACCGTCCCGGAACCGCAGGAACCGTACCGGTACCGTTCCGGAACCGCGGTCAgatgggacaggtacaagtacTAAAACTGGTACCGTGCCTAGAGGAGGTACGAGTAACGGTCCTATGCTATTCCCGTCTCGTCCCTTCCCGTAGTACCGAGGATCTATATCAGTTGAAATTAGGGGTTAAATCCTAACCGTTGATATTAGGGGTTAAACCCTTTCTCTATCGTATTCTCTTCATTTTTGTTTCCTCTCAGTTTCATCTTCCTCTCGGAGAAGAAGCGAGAAGAGGCCGTCGACACACCAGTCACCACCATGTTCTAATCATCATCGCCAGTTCTAAGTTCTAATCATCATCACCACACCATCTTCTAAGCCACCGCACCACCATTTTCGTTTTCTATCTACTGCAAGTTTAACCCTAGAAATCAAACAAGCTCCTTCTCGTTATTAACAAACCCTAACATTTTCGATATAATTAACAAACCAGCTCGTTTTCTATTTGCTGCAAGTTTGTCATCCTGGTACATCTTCTTCAGGTATAATTAACAAACCCTAACATTTTCGatagtttcattttgtttttattcatGTATCCTGGTTGGCTTTACATAGTGTTGTTGTTTACTTGTCTGATGATTTAATTGAAAGGGTTCAAATCGTGCAATTTGATGTATAGATTTGTGCAATTGCAAATGAGATATGAATAAATAGGGAATATCAGGGTGTATTCATATCTCCCTGCATTTTTGGTACTTTCATTGATGCATCTGTGTAACTGTGTAGAATCTGCAGGTTCTGCTTGAAATTCATGTTAGCTAGGTGCTTTGGGTTTAATTTGGTGTGGACTTGTTAAATTGTGTAGTGTCCTCTGAAAAGGTGTGAATTCGTTTCTGCTTGAAACTCTCATATTGGTTTAATTTCTGCTTGAAACTCTCATATTGGCATCAAAAGGTGTGAATTCGTTTATATACTTCACATGATGTCAAGTTTCTAGAAACATTGATGTGAAGTAAATTTGTAATTTGTGTCAGTAAATCTGTATTTTTGAAGGAATTTTGTTTTTCAAACCATTTCTTATGCAAATGCAATAATCTGTATTGATGAGCTCTCAGTTTAACACTTAActtgttttttttcatttcagATGGATGCAAATGCAACTCAAAGTCAAGCTGCAACTGAAGTTGGTTCCTCTATTAACCCTACATTTGTTCATGCACCTTCTACTGATGCACAGAAAGTTGTACAAGGAGATCCAAATGAAGCTACAACTCCTGCTGTTGATGTAGCAGAATCCGAAATCCACTTCAAAAGCTTGGAAGGATTTTATAAAATTAGATGAGGTATGGGCACAATGTAAGCATTGTCACAAGAAATTGAAATCTGGTAGTCAAAAGAATGGTACGTCTGGGTTATGGAAACTCTTGAGGCATTGCACCTAGAATCCTAATAAGAAGAAGGTGGAAGGACAACAATTATTGATGTTTGAACCCCAAAAGCCAGGTGAGGATAGTAAATTGATTGCATCTAGTTTCAGTCAAGAAGCGTGCAGAAGGGCTCTTGTTGTGTTTATCATTGTTGATGAGAAGCCATTCAGAATTGTTGAAGGTTAAGGGTTTAGGTCCTATTCGCAGATGTTGGAGCCTCGATTCAAAATGCCGAGTCGTAAGACCATTTACAGGGATCTGTTACAACTCTATGTCGATGAGAAATTTTTTTTGAAGCGTTACTTTGCAGCTACCAAAATGAGGGTGTCCTTGACAACTGATACATGGACTTCTCCTAACAATTATAACTACATCTGCGTAACTGTTCATTTTATTGATCAAAATTGGAAGTTACAAAAGAGAATCATCTTGTTTTGTCAAATTGAAGGTCACACGGGCAGTGATATTGGCCAAATTTTAGAAAGATGTTTATTGGATTGGGGTCTTGAGGATGTGTTTGGGGTTACTCTAGACAACGCTAGTGCTAATACGAAGGCAATTGAATATTTGAAGCaaagtgtgattggttggacttCAGCTCCAGTTAGAGCCGAATATTTGCACGTAAGTTAGTTTTTCTGATTTGTTCATTTCTAGATTATAATATTTGCATGTAACTCTGTAACTTTTCAATGCATGTGTTCATTTCTATGTATGTGTACTTTTCATTTCTGATTTGTTCACTTCACTCTTACCAGGTTAGATGTGCATCTCATGTTCTTGCCATTGTGACAAGAGATGCAGTAAGACTCTACAATAAGTCGATATGTAGGATGAGATTAGTTATCAAATATATAACTAGATCTCCTGCTAGGTTGAGTAGGTTTAAAACTTGTTGTGAATTAGAAAAGATTGAATATAAGCAAGGTTTGATCTTGGATGTGAGAAGTAGATAGAATAGTACTTATATAATGTTAGATTCTGTTGAAAAGTATGAAAAGGTTTTCAAAAGGTTAGAAAAGCATGATAGGGACTATAGACAGAAGTACATATTTAAAGAGTCAAGGAAAGATGCTTTACCTGATAATGATAATTATGACATGGAAATTGACAACGCTTTTGAGGATTACTCTAGTTCTGAATCAGCTTTTATCATCAGAAAGCGTGTTCTTAGTCCATGGAGAAGTTCTTTATCTCCAAGAACAGTTGAGGCTTTGCTCTGTTGTCAAAGCTGGTTGAGCAAACCCATCGATCTTGATCTTTTAGTTGATTATGTACCAGATGATAACTCCAAGGATGAGGAAGGTAATATAAACTTTTCTTTGTTTGATTATTATTTCAGTATTCATGTGTTTGTTCGATAATACCTTGCTGATTACTCCCTCTTCTTTCTGAACAAGAACATTACCATTGGGTTTTAAGTCTTACTCTACATGTCTTATGTTATTCACTGACAATCAAAGACCCTCATTCCCACCTGATAATGCTTAGAATGTCaatgtatttttttattattatcctTTAACAGAGATTGCTGGTTATATGTGCCTGTTGTTAGATTTCGACTCATGCCTTTTATGCATAAACTGAAATATAAATTTATGTTGCAGACATCTCTTGGGTGTGGTCCAATTGTCAGAGGTCTTGGATGCTTGATGCTTGGAGATGGAGTTCGTTTTTTGTCGCACCAAACTTATGAAAGTGGTCAATTGCCAAAGCGaaatgttgttttttttctttgctttctGTTTTTTCTAGTTGAACTCTTAAACAGTTAATGTTGTTAAACTTAGAAGTTTAAAGATTTTTCTTAAAGTATGTATGAATTCAGGTCTTAAGAAAGTCTTAACAGTTAAAGTTTTTAAACTTAGAACTCTCAAGATTTTTTGGTttgctttcttgtttttttttttacatatgcaTTATGCAGATATGCTACAGGTAAAGAACCGGTCTCGTCCCGTACCGAGTTAAACAGGTACAGATCCCGTACCGTACCAAACAGGTACAAGGTATAGGTACCGGCCATAGGGAGGTTAGGTACTAAGCTAGGAAAAAACCCGTACCGTCTCGTCCCATGTG encodes:
- the LOC113354537 gene encoding uncharacterized protein LOC113354537 — its product is MTSYHDEKMTIEELRFFYRIDREIYRYLAITLGKDPLRSMAIIALWISMEEMGYPSIILELLTYQSDIITNSACDEAEWAVYYIITGTPPPPPFYRTAVTDMNTTLTLIRDSGSAMYVSMKYLFEHGAIGYSSLKQIIGNLCSIMFADILRKAMLKNGFGDNPNDLVNDRADEDTNIPEVELDNSAPIKVEAGSSSGTTQGENISEFVRTSSFLTTFEEQPTVEIIPPCKRTLFVIFSRGFPISEDQIREFLVRTNGENCVESICMQQVRPPQRRQPMYAMIEFHATETIDKILAGEDKVRFFISGCHIQARRLEAREG